From the Vibrio vulnificus CMCP6 genome, the window CCAACCATCATGGTGGCGGAAAGAGCCGCCGATTTAATTTTGCATAAACAGCCGTTGCCTCCGCAGCGCTCAAAGGTTTGGCTAGCCCCGAGTTGGGAAACTCAGCAGCGGACTGGAGAGCCGATGAGATAAGCCACGCCAAACAGCGTGCCCTCATAAAAGTCAGTAATCATTACAAGGAAAAAACAATGTCTATGACGACAAAAACACTTTCAATCATGGCCCTGAGCGCCTTCTCGTTTACCGCCGCTGCCAACCAATGCCAAACAGTCCGTTTTGCGGATGTCGGCTGGACCGATATCACAGCAACAACCGCAGTGACTAGCCAACTGCTCAAAGGAATGGGGTATCACACCAAAACGGATCTGCTTTCTGTTCCTGTGACCTATTCGTCAATGGCCAACGGTGATGTGGATGTCTTTCTCGGAAACTGGATGCCAACCATGGAAGGGGATATCGCGAAATATCGAGATTCAGGGGAAGTGGAGACTGTCAAAGCCAATCTTGAAGGCGCTAAGTATACCTTAGCGGTACCTAAATATGTCTATGAGCAAGGCGTGCAGAGTTTTGCCGATATCAGCAAGTATGCAGATAAGTTCAAAAATCGTATCTACGGTATTGAACCCGGTAACGATGGCAACCGCCTAATTCAAAGCATGATTGACCAAAACGCCTTTGATTTAAAAGGATTCAGCTTGGTGGAATCCAGTGAAGCAGGCATGGTGTCGCAAGTGGCGAGAGCAGTGCGCCGAAACCAATGGATCGTCTATCTGGGTTGGGCTCCGCATCCAATGAATAGCAATGTAGAGATGGTGTACCTGTCGGGAGGGGATGACTT encodes:
- a CDS encoding choline ABC transporter substrate-binding protein, which translates into the protein MSMTTKTLSIMALSAFSFTAAANQCQTVRFADVGWTDITATTAVTSQLLKGMGYHTKTDLLSVPVTYSSMANGDVDVFLGNWMPTMEGDIAKYRDSGEVETVKANLEGAKYTLAVPKYVYEQGVQSFADISKYADKFKNRIYGIEPGNDGNRLIQSMIDQNAFDLKGFSLVESSEAGMVSQVARAVRRNQWIVYLGWAPHPMNSNVEMVYLSGGDDFFGPNYGGANVYTNVREGYLSACPNVGQLLQNLTFSLEMENQLMEAILNQKEKPAKAALNWLKQHPEQIKTWLEGVKTLEGKPAAQAVIDYVNTQA